A genomic window from Ruminiclostridium cellulolyticum H10 includes:
- a CDS encoding pseudouridine synthase codes for MKQKQRLDKVLSNFGFGSRNYIKGAVKKGLVTVDGRIIKDSGIHVDPEVSIIEIDGERLNYRKYIYIMLNKPQGVISATSDRKQKTVFDILPEEYKCFDLFPAGRLDIDTEGLVLMTNDGQLSHEILSPKKHVPKQYYAKVMGRVNQEDAEAFSRGVTLDDGYQTLPAVLEILKSDDLSEIKLTIVEGKFHQVKRMFEAVGKKVIYLKRLSMGNLRLDESLQLGECKELGESDIELLKQAIIIDN; via the coding sequence TTGAAACAGAAACAACGGTTGGACAAGGTTCTTTCAAATTTTGGGTTCGGTTCAAGAAATTATATAAAGGGTGCTGTTAAAAAAGGTCTTGTTACAGTAGACGGGCGGATTATTAAAGACAGCGGAATTCATGTTGATCCTGAAGTAAGTATCATTGAAATAGACGGAGAAAGGCTGAATTACCGTAAGTATATATACATTATGCTGAATAAGCCTCAGGGTGTTATTTCAGCTACAAGCGACAGGAAGCAAAAAACAGTTTTTGATATTCTGCCGGAAGAATATAAATGCTTTGATCTATTTCCGGCAGGAAGATTGGATATAGATACAGAAGGTCTGGTATTAATGACAAATGACGGTCAGCTTTCCCATGAAATACTCTCCCCTAAAAAGCACGTTCCAAAGCAGTATTATGCAAAAGTGATGGGAAGGGTTAATCAAGAGGATGCAGAAGCTTTCAGCCGTGGCGTAACTCTTGACGATGGGTATCAGACACTCCCGGCGGTTCTGGAAATATTAAAATCAGATGATTTATCAGAAATAAAGCTTACAATTGTAGAGGGGAAATTCCATCAGGTAAAGAGAATGTTTGAGGCAGTAGGTAAAAAGGTAATTTACCTTAAACGTCTTAGTATGGGAAACCTTAGGTTGGACGAGAGCTTACAGCTTGGGGAATGCAAGGAACTTGGAGAAAGTGACATTGAACTGCTAAAGCAGGCAATAATTATTGATAATTAA
- a CDS encoding RNA polymerase sigma factor — protein MTCDEFSTRIVAMMQTLYRISYTQLSQSCDRDEAVQECLYKAWKKRHQLKDEHYMQTWVIRILINECHNIQRKKGRELPLNEVPERVVPKDANLELHDALFSIDETLRMPIILHYIEGFSIGEISKILRCPQGTVKSRMLRGRQKLKIILSEEVKLPCEI, from the coding sequence GTGACATGTGACGAATTTTCAACACGGATCGTCGCAATGATGCAAACACTGTATCGCATTAGTTATACACAGCTATCACAAAGCTGTGACCGAGACGAGGCAGTTCAGGAGTGTTTGTACAAGGCGTGGAAGAAGCGCCATCAACTCAAAGATGAGCACTATATGCAGACTTGGGTTATCCGTATTCTAATCAATGAATGCCATAATATTCAGAGAAAAAAAGGCCGAGAATTACCGCTCAATGAAGTTCCTGAACGAGTCGTGCCTAAGGATGCCAATTTAGAGCTGCATGATGCACTGTTTAGTATAGATGAAACGCTCCGTATGCCCATTATTCTGCATTATATTGAAGGCTTTTCAATAGGTGAAATTTCGAAAATTTTACGATGTCCTCAAGGCACAGTTAAGTCGCGTATGCTGCGGGGACGACAGAAACTGAAAATAATTTTATCCGAGGAGGTTAAATTGCCATGCGAGATATAA
- a CDS encoding RsmF rRNA methyltransferase first C-terminal domain-containing protein, whose product MKLPIEFVEKMQGLMGDEFASYLESYIKPRFYGLRVNTLKISVEEFLKIAPFHLEPVPWARDGFYYQEGDNPGRHPYYYAGLYYIQEPSAMLPGAVIGVKPGERVLDLCAAPGGKTVQMAAQMKGQGLLVANDINSDRVKALVKNVELAGVRNALVLNEPPDKLAARFQNYFDRIMVDAPCSGEGMFRKDEDAIKSWEKFKCEKCCGMQWNILEKVDMMLKPGGVILYSTCTFSPEEDELMIERFMDEHKGMYELLEIPKAGSVEGGRTQWSKGGYNFDKAARLWPHKLNGEGHFAALLQKKDSSENFLYQENPVYVKPGDRSQGIKVSGIKEVKEFNPLLGGFMENNTNLDLNGYLFQKGVNLYHLPVEIPDLSGLKVAKFGWYLGETGNKGFVPSHSLAVSMSKSEMKNTISFESNSRDVNSYLKGETLIVSGEKGYTGVCVDNFPLGWAKQTGDMLKNLYPKGWRKMS is encoded by the coding sequence ATGAAGCTACCGATTGAATTTGTAGAAAAAATGCAAGGGCTGATGGGTGATGAGTTTGCCAGCTACCTTGAATCTTATATAAAGCCAAGATTTTACGGCTTGAGAGTAAACACTTTGAAGATATCAGTGGAAGAGTTCCTAAAAATAGCTCCCTTTCATCTTGAACCTGTTCCTTGGGCCAGAGATGGTTTTTATTACCAGGAGGGAGATAATCCGGGGAGACACCCTTATTATTATGCGGGGTTATACTATATTCAGGAGCCGAGTGCTATGCTTCCCGGGGCTGTAATAGGAGTAAAGCCCGGAGAACGGGTTTTGGATCTTTGTGCGGCGCCGGGAGGAAAGACTGTCCAGATGGCTGCACAAATGAAGGGACAGGGCTTACTGGTGGCTAATGACATAAATTCAGACAGAGTAAAGGCATTGGTAAAGAATGTTGAACTTGCAGGAGTAAGAAATGCCTTAGTATTAAATGAACCCCCAGATAAACTGGCCGCAAGATTTCAGAATTACTTTGACAGAATAATGGTTGACGCACCCTGCTCTGGAGAAGGAATGTTCCGTAAGGATGAAGATGCCATCAAAAGCTGGGAGAAGTTTAAATGTGAAAAATGCTGTGGAATGCAGTGGAATATTCTAGAGAAGGTTGACATGATGTTGAAGCCCGGAGGCGTAATTTTGTATTCAACCTGTACATTCTCACCTGAAGAGGATGAGTTAATGATAGAAAGGTTTATGGATGAACACAAAGGCATGTACGAACTGCTTGAAATACCAAAAGCAGGCAGTGTTGAGGGAGGCCGTACCCAATGGTCAAAGGGCGGATACAACTTTGATAAGGCTGCCCGTCTATGGCCCCATAAACTTAATGGCGAAGGGCATTTTGCTGCACTGCTTCAAAAAAAAGACTCATCAGAAAACTTCTTATATCAGGAAAATCCAGTATATGTGAAGCCGGGAGATAGGTCACAAGGCATAAAAGTAAGTGGTATCAAGGAGGTGAAAGAATTTAACCCCCTTTTGGGCGGTTTTATGGAGAATAACACTAACCTTGACCTAAACGGATATTTATTTCAAAAGGGTGTCAATCTATATCATTTACCCGTTGAAATTCCTGATTTATCAGGGCTAAAGGTTGCAAAGTTTGGCTGGTATCTGGGCGAAACCGGCAACAAAGGATTCGTACCTTCACATTCTCTTGCAGTATCTATGAGCAAAAGCGAAATGAAGAATACAATAAGCTTTGAGAGTAATTCACGTGACGTTAACAGCTATTTGAAGGGTGAAACGCTGATTGTTTCAGGAGAAAAAGGTTATACTGGTGTTTGTGTGGACAATTTTCCCCTTGGCTGGGCAAAGCAAACTGGAGATATGCTAAAAAATCTATATCCGAAAGGGTGGAGAAAAATGTCCTAG